A stretch of DNA from Triticum dicoccoides isolate Atlit2015 ecotype Zavitan chromosome 2A, WEW_v2.0, whole genome shotgun sequence:
CCCAGCATTGCCTGAAATTTACCCTTCGAATTGCGATCTCACTAGCACGTACAAGACGAACAATCCCCTCTGTTTTAACTGTTACTGTATGTCTgtatgtcggtctgccttgctgtgCAGTACAGAACTAGCTAGTGGTAGTGCTGTTCTTCTGCCTCGCACTGTAGAAAAAACAGAGAGAGAAGCGTCCATCATTCAGCCCGTAGAACGACTATGCATCAACAGTGAGAGCGTtttgccaaaaagaaaaaagaaaagtaaTACGTACTGGTGGCGAGAACGGGTTAATAATCAATCAATGAATGCACGCATCGGCTTGGGAAAAAGGAGTGAAAAAGTTGGGCCATGTGTGGCTCTCCCCCgaattttcctttctctttttacaTGATTCGGCATTGAAGCTTGTCATTTATGGATCGTCGTGGACCAAGCCTGGGCCTGGCTTTGGGCCACTCTGGCCACCTGCTCTCTTGCCATTTGACTCCCACGCCTCATCCCATCATGCATCTCTGCCGTCTCTCTCTACGGAGTACAACGCCGATGCCATGCCCACTCTCACGGTTACTTTTCGAGATGGTCTTATTTTAACCATGATGTCCTGAGATTATTTTTCATTTGCGATCGGCGTGTGTGTGTGCAGGTGGTCGGCGATCGCGACGCACCTGCCCAAGCGCACCGACAACGAGATCAAGAACTACTGGAACACGCACCTCAAGAAGCGGCTGGCCAAGATGGGCATCGACCCGGTCACGCACAAGCCGCGCTCCGACGTGCCCGGCGGCGCGGGGGGCGGCGGGGCCGAGGGCGCGGCCGGCGCGCAGCACGCCAAGGCCGCGGCGCACCTCAGCCACACGGCGCAGTGGGAGAGCGCGCGGCTCGAGGCCGAGGCGCGCCTGGCGCGCGAGGCCAAGCTGCGCGCgctcgccgcctccgcctcctcctccgcgcaGTACCTGTCGGCGGCCCACGCCGCCGCGCCGGGGCTCGACTCGCCGACGTCCACGCTCAGCTTCGCCGACAGCGCCGCGCTCGCGTCGGTGCTGGAGGCGCACAGCGCCGcggccgccgcgcgcgccgccatGCAGCCCATGCAGGCGTACGAGGAGGCGTGCAAGGACCAGAACTGGGGCGACGCCGACGCCGCCGACGCGGGCTTCGCCGAGGCGGCAGGGTTCACCGGTCTGCTTCTTGACGGCTCGTTGAGCCAGAACCCGAGGCCGGTGGCGAGGGACGACGCGGCCGAGGCGGGCGAGACGGAGGAGGAGAAGAACTACTGGAACAGTATACTGAACCTGGTCAACTCGTCTGCGTCAGCGGTGGTGCCCGCCGACGAGGCGTACTCGCCGGCGCCAGAGTTCTGAGCGGTGGCGACCTCTGCACATGCTTTGCCTGCATGCACCCCACCAGGCACATGACACAGTAAATAGTTATTAGTGGTGACCGTGGAATAAGATGGGACTAATGCTAGTGGTACTACAGTTAATCGCGTTATTGGGTTTATTATCTGACACAGTGCTCTGATTAGACGTGTGAGCAAGAAGATTTTATCGATCTTGGAGCTTGTTGCCTGCAGCTTCCTTCGGCAAAATTACTTACATGTTCTGTAAAACTAAGACAATGATctcgaacttcttcttcttcttttgaagAGAACAATGCCTGGTAATTTAGCTACTTGACTATTGTAGTCTTATATCCATTTTCGTCTACCATATACAGTAACGCTAACCAACTTGCTATGAAGAAGACTGTCGACTTCTGAATAAGATGGGACTAATGCTAGTAACGGGGTTAATCGCGTTCTTGGGTTTATCTGACACGGTGCTCTGATTAGATGTGTGAgcaagaaggttttttcgatcttgGAGCTTGTTGCCTGCTTCTTTCGGCAAAATTTCTTACATGTTCTGTAAAACTAAGACGATGATCTCGGaatttcttctttctcttcttattCTGCTGCAGAGAAAAATGCCGATAATTTATCTACTTGGCTATCCGATAAATTATCTTCTTCTGCAATGTAATGAAAGCATATTGCAGTTTTCCGTCCTTCTGGTTATATGAGTGAGGTGGGGATGGTGATAGTTAGACATTGATCTAACACTtcgcttttttcttcttcttcaaaaaGGAAGATAACCCACGGCCTATACATCCAAAGACTTAGTTGAGGTATCACTAGATTTGTGTTCAAAGGTACTTAGTTATAACAATGATTTTGTATCATATAAACCGCAAACCAACTAATCAAAGTAATGCTTGGTCAAAGATTGTCTTAGTGGAACCTATTTTGTCGTGTAtacaagaatggagggagtactaccagGTGTCtccattagggcatctccaagggtGTACATAAAATCTCTTCTAAATGTTTGAATCGGACGGTCTGGATAATTTTAGCCATCCAATGGGGATACATCAAATGTTGGCGGACATGAAAAAGTGTCATCAAATGTTGGCGGACATGAAAAAGGGTCTGGGATCCTATAAATCGGTAGCAAACGTCAAAGTGATTGGGGGAGTCTTGACACACTACGGACAAATCTTGGACCCACCACAAACCCGTTTTTTCCCGCCTCCTCCCTTCTCTCCCATCTCTCCATTGGACAAGGGGTGTAAATTTGGTATACCGGATTGGATGGCAACCCCCTATCTGTCGtcccattcttttggcaaaatttaTTACTTGTTTTGTAAAACTAAGACAATGATCACGAAACTTCTTCTTCTATGTAATATTAGTTTAGCTAATTTTAAGATTATTTGTTTTTAGATAAGTCAGGTATAAAGTAGACACATGCATACACATAAGCCAACCACTATATACACTTACTCACACAACATCTAGTGAAGATTTGAGTTATAGAACTTTAATGACAAAGTTCACATTGATGTACCAATATGGACGAGAACATCATCTTCCGCCAACAAAATAATCTACCCTACTAGGACACGTATGTCAGTCAAATTCTAGGATTATCCATGGTGACAAATGGCGTGAAAagatatttcatgactttgatcAATGACTACTAGATATTTGGTGATATATCTGTTAAAAATAAAAGATGAGGCTttgcactactttaaaatctataaagctGAACTAGAGAATCACCTTGCTCaaaagatcaagaggcttaggttgGATCATGGTGGATAGTATTTCTCCAACGAGTTTAATTTATTATGCGAGAAACATGGTATAATTCATGAGAGGATGACTCCCTATTCGCCCCAGTCAAACGGAGTTGCCGAACAAAATAACCACACTCTAACTAATTTGGTTAACGTCATGTTAGACACAGCGAGACTTTCCTAGGAATGGTGGGGAGGCTTTGATTACTGCAAGTCATGCCCTAAATATAGTTCCCATGAAGACTAAAGAGATTACCCCATTTGGGGAATGATAAAGGAAAAAGGCTTAAGCTCTCTTATTTACGAACATGTGGATGCTTGGTGAAAGTCAACGTGTCAATTCTCAAGAAGCGTAAGCTTGGATCTAAACCCGTTGATTGTGTTTATAACATTGGCTATATGTtattagtagtgaaatctgaggtacgtgACATGAATGTTGGTACAATCATGGAGTTGAATGATGCGACGTTCTTTAAAAATATTTCTCATACGTAAGATATGCCTAGCTCATCTAGTTAGAGGTGAGGGATAACTCCTGAACTTTATGTTTCATTCAAACATTCTGAGCGGCAACCCACTGAGATTTCTGAGGAGGATGACAATGAAGCTCTTAGAAAGGGCAAAAGATGAATGATAAGTCATTTGGTGAATATTTCATTGTGTGCCTCATAATGAACAAGAACAAGTCATATTGTAGTTGTTAGGTACCATTAGTCCTACATAATCACGTGTTGGGGCAAGCACATTGGTTTTTCACTCTTGTTTCTTTATTAGTTTATTTACCGCATGTAGCTGATTCTTCCGGGTTTCTCTTATTTCCTCCGTTTTTGtattgtttttcttctgttttcttcgCTTCTTTCTCGACTTCCACCGACTTTTCTAGTTTTCTCTTTTGTTTAACACATATCTACATTTTTCATAtacgccaagaacatttttatgcatgTTTAATATTTTCTAATAAATGATTAACATTTTCTAAACGAATGTTCGATGtcttttttttcatacacattgcacA
This window harbors:
- the LOC119355386 gene encoding transcription factor MYB16-like isoform X2 translates to MDRRGPSLGLALGHSGHLLSCHLTPTPHPIMHLCRLSLRSTTPMPCPLSRWSAIATHLPKRTDNEIKNYWNTHLKKRLAKMGIDPVTHKPRSDVPGGAGGGGAEGAAGAQHAKAAAHLSHTAQWESARLEAEARLAREAKLRALAASASSSAQYLSAAHAAAPGLDSPTSTLSFADSAALASVLEAHSAAAAARAAMQPMQAYEEACKDQNWGDADAADAGFAEAAGFTGLLLDGSLSQNPRPVARDDAAEAGETEEEKNYWNSILNLVNSSASAVVPADEAYSPAPEF
- the LOC119355386 gene encoding transcription factor MYB16-like isoform X1, with translation MGRSPCCEKEGLKKGPWTPEEDQKLLSYIEQQGHGCWRSLPAKAGLQRCGKSCRLRWTNYLRPDIKRGKFSLQEEQTIIQLHALLGNRWSAIATHLPKRTDNEIKNYWNTHLKKRLAKMGIDPVTHKPRSDVPGGAGGGGAEGAAGAQHAKAAAHLSHTAQWESARLEAEARLAREAKLRALAASASSSAQYLSAAHAAAPGLDSPTSTLSFADSAALASVLEAHSAAAAARAAMQPMQAYEEACKDQNWGDADAADAGFAEAAGFTGLLLDGSLSQNPRPVARDDAAEAGETEEEKNYWNSILNLVNSSASAVVPADEAYSPAPEF